From the genome of Thermoflexus hugenholtzii, one region includes:
- the thiO gene encoding glycine oxidase ThiO, whose amino-acid sequence MTEEIVIVGGGICGLSIGWFLARSGHPVTLLERGGAGLGATWAAAGMLAPYAEAEPGEEGLLPLLRASRDMWADFARELEAASGIPVDYRDEGTLVVALDRDDAERLKFLYEFQRSQGLPTEWLSGYEARRMEPHLSRSVVAAIYSPQDHQVDNRKVARALIEAFRRAGGRLREHTEVTGIVIDENRVLGVRLARGFLEARTVILAAGAWSAQIPGLPEEVRPPVRPVKGQMLAVQMPPEAPLIRHVIWGPDAYLVPRRDGRLLIGATVEEKGFDANLTAGGIFRLLRGAWEILPGIDELPIVEMWVGFRPGSRDDAPILGPTAVEGLILATGHYRNGILLAPITAYAIHHLIARGELPDIARPFTLERFRSRAPVAPSGSGR is encoded by the coding sequence ATGACCGAGGAGATTGTGATCGTCGGAGGCGGCATCTGCGGGCTCTCCATTGGCTGGTTCCTGGCCCGCTCCGGGCATCCGGTCACCCTCCTGGAGCGCGGGGGCGCGGGCCTGGGGGCGACCTGGGCGGCGGCCGGGATGCTGGCCCCCTATGCCGAGGCGGAGCCCGGCGAGGAGGGGCTGTTGCCCCTGCTGCGGGCCAGCCGCGACATGTGGGCGGACTTCGCCCGGGAGCTGGAGGCCGCCTCCGGTATCCCGGTGGATTACCGGGACGAAGGCACCCTGGTGGTGGCCCTGGATCGGGACGACGCGGAACGATTGAAGTTCCTCTATGAATTCCAGCGGAGCCAGGGGTTGCCTACGGAGTGGCTCTCCGGCTACGAGGCGCGGCGGATGGAGCCGCACCTCTCCCGATCTGTGGTGGCCGCCATCTACAGCCCGCAGGATCATCAGGTGGACAACCGGAAGGTCGCCCGGGCGCTGATCGAAGCCTTCCGGCGCGCCGGGGGGCGCCTGCGGGAGCACACGGAGGTCACCGGGATCGTGATCGATGAGAACCGGGTCCTGGGCGTGCGCCTGGCCCGGGGGTTCCTGGAGGCCCGCACCGTCATCCTGGCCGCCGGGGCGTGGTCCGCCCAGATCCCCGGTCTCCCCGAGGAGGTCCGCCCGCCGGTCCGCCCCGTCAAAGGCCAGATGCTGGCCGTGCAGATGCCCCCGGAGGCCCCGCTGATCCGGCACGTCATCTGGGGGCCGGACGCCTACCTGGTGCCTCGACGGGATGGGCGGCTGCTCATCGGGGCCACGGTGGAGGAGAAAGGGTTCGACGCGAATCTGACGGCGGGGGGCATCTTCCGGTTGTTGCGGGGGGCCTGGGAGATCCTGCCAGGCATCGACGAGCTGCCCATCGTGGAGATGTGGGTGGGCTTCCGGCCGGGGAGCCGGGATGACGCGCCCATCCTGGGGCCGACGGCGGTGGAGGGCCTGATCCTGGCTACCGGGCACTACCGCAACGGCATCCTGCTGGCTCCCATCACCGCCTATGCGATCCACCATCTGATCGCCCGGGGGGAGCTCCCCGACATCGCCAGGCCCTTCACCCTGGAGCGGTTTCGATCCAGGGCGCCGGTTGCCCCTTCGGGATCCGGGAGGTGA
- the thiS gene encoding sulfur carrier protein ThiS, producing MERTGTSEAILTVNGQRYPYQPGTIRDLLARLGLDPDRPGIAVAVNATVIPRSEWERVALQPGDRVEIVHAVAGG from the coding sequence ATGGAGCGCACGGGGACGTCGGAGGCGATCCTGACCGTCAACGGGCAGCGCTATCCCTATCAGCCGGGGACCATCCGGGACCTGCTGGCCCGCCTGGGCCTGGACCCGGACCGGCCGGGGATCGCGGTGGCGGTCAACGCCACGGTGATCCCGCGTTCCGAATGGGAGCGCGTCGCCCTTCAGCCGGGGGACCGTGTGGAGATTGTCCACGCGGTGGCCGGCGGATGA
- a CDS encoding thiazole synthase, with product MSEPLVIAGRAFRSRLILGTARYPNLQVMLDALEASGTEIVTVAIRRVRPGADGENLYELLRGRYFILPNTAGCFTARDAILTAHLAREALGTNWIKLEVIGDEETLYPDTEQLLQAAAELVRDGFVVLPYCNDDPVVCKKLEDIGCAAVMPLGAPIGSGMGILNPYNIRLIRQMCTVPVIVDAGVGTASDVAIAMELGCDGVLLNTAVAQARDPVKMARAMRLAVEAGRLAYEAGRIPRRLYAVPSSPMEDRIEI from the coding sequence ATGAGCGAGCCGCTGGTGATCGCGGGGCGGGCGTTCCGTTCGCGTCTGATCCTGGGGACCGCCCGCTATCCCAATCTCCAGGTGATGCTGGATGCCCTGGAGGCGAGCGGGACGGAGATCGTCACCGTGGCCATCCGGCGGGTGCGTCCGGGGGCCGACGGGGAGAACCTGTATGAGCTGCTCCGGGGCCGTTATTTCATCCTGCCCAACACCGCCGGCTGCTTCACCGCCCGGGATGCCATCCTCACGGCCCATCTGGCCCGGGAGGCCCTGGGGACGAACTGGATCAAGCTGGAGGTGATCGGGGACGAGGAGACTCTGTATCCGGACACGGAGCAGCTGTTGCAGGCGGCTGCCGAGCTGGTGAGGGACGGCTTCGTCGTCCTGCCTTATTGCAACGACGATCCGGTGGTTTGCAAGAAGCTGGAGGACATCGGTTGCGCGGCGGTGATGCCTCTGGGGGCGCCCATCGGCTCCGGGATGGGGATCCTGAACCCCTACAACATCCGGCTGATCCGTCAGATGTGCACCGTGCCGGTGATCGTGGACGCCGGGGTGGGGACGGCCTCGGATGTGGCCATCGCCATGGAGCTGGGGTGTGATGGGGTGTTGCTGAACACGGCGGTGGCTCAGGCTCGGGATCCGGTGAAGATGGCCCGGGCGATGCGCCTGGCGGTTGAGGCCGGGCGGCTGGCCTATGAAGCGGGGCGCATCCCGCGCCGCCTTTACGCCGTGCCGTCCAGCCCGATGGAGGATCGCATCGAGATATGA
- the thiE gene encoding thiamine phosphate synthase produces MRLPQPPLLVITDRRRARRPLLELLEELFAAGVRWVMVREKDLPETELVALVEEVVRRARAWGAAVVVNGHAGVAAACGADGVHLPQGFSVAEARRLVGPDRWVGVSAHNLEEAQRAAAAGADYITLSPIFTPVSKPDYGPPLGLEALRQVARAVPIPVIALGGITPANARSCLEAGAAGIAVLGGLMEATDPQEAARAYLEVLQGKQR; encoded by the coding sequence ATGAGGCTGCCCCAGCCCCCCCTGCTGGTGATCACCGATCGCCGTCGGGCCCGGCGGCCGCTCCTGGAGCTCCTGGAGGAGCTGTTCGCGGCGGGGGTGCGCTGGGTGATGGTGCGGGAGAAGGATCTCCCGGAGACGGAGCTGGTCGCGCTGGTGGAGGAGGTGGTGCGGCGGGCGCGGGCATGGGGGGCCGCCGTGGTGGTGAACGGCCACGCCGGGGTGGCTGCGGCGTGTGGGGCGGATGGCGTGCACCTGCCCCAGGGGTTCTCGGTGGCGGAGGCCCGCCGCCTCGTCGGCCCGGACCGCTGGGTGGGGGTGTCCGCGCACAACCTGGAGGAGGCGCAGCGGGCGGCGGCGGCGGGGGCGGATTATATCACCCTGAGCCCGATCTTCACGCCCGTCAGCAAGCCGGACTACGGGCCGCCGCTGGGCCTGGAGGCCCTCCGGCAGGTGGCGCGTGCGGTGCCCATCCCGGTCATCGCCCTGGGGGGAATCACCCCGGCGAATGCCCGATCCTGCCTGGAGGCCGGGGCCGCCGGGATCGCCGTGCTGGGCGGCCTCATGGAGGCAACGGATCCTCAGGAGGCCGCGAGGGCGTATTTGGAAGTCCTTCAAGGGAAACAGAGATGA
- a CDS encoding nucleoside triphosphate pyrophosphatase translates to MIPERWVLASASPRRRALITLLGHPVEILPVEIDESPQPGEGPPACAARLARAKVEAARLQAPEALILAADTVVDLEGQILGKPADAEEARGMLRALRGRAHLVHTAVAVHHPPWGETRVEVATARVIMRAYADEEIEAYLATGDPFDKAGAYAVQHPTFRPAAAVEGCYAAVVGLPLCHLTRILRRWGWTPPADLPDRCQAALAHRCSVYPEILNASG, encoded by the coding sequence ATGATCCCGGAGCGCTGGGTCCTGGCTTCCGCCTCGCCGCGGCGTCGCGCGCTCATCACGCTCCTCGGGCATCCCGTGGAGATCCTCCCGGTGGAAATCGATGAAAGCCCGCAGCCGGGCGAGGGGCCGCCTGCCTGCGCCGCCCGGCTGGCCCGGGCCAAGGTCGAGGCGGCCCGCCTTCAGGCCCCCGAGGCCCTGATCCTGGCGGCGGACACCGTGGTGGATCTGGAGGGGCAGATCCTGGGCAAGCCGGCCGACGCTGAGGAGGCCCGGGGGATGCTGCGCGCCCTGCGCGGGCGCGCCCATCTCGTCCACACCGCCGTCGCCGTCCATCACCCGCCTTGGGGCGAGACGCGGGTGGAGGTGGCCACGGCCCGGGTGATCATGCGCGCTTACGCCGACGAGGAGATCGAGGCCTACCTGGCCACGGGGGATCCCTTCGACAAGGCGGGGGCCTACGCCGTTCAGCATCCGACCTTCCGGCCGGCGGCGGCCGTCGAGGGGTGCTACGCCGCGGTGGTCGGCCTTCCCCTCTGCCACCTGACGCGGATCCTGCGACGCTGGGGCTGGACGCCGCCCGCCGACCTCCCCGATCGCTGCCAGGCTGCCCTCGCCCACCGTTGCTCCGTTTACCCGGAGATCCTGAACGCCTCTGGATAG
- a CDS encoding patatin-like phospholipase family protein, whose amino-acid sequence MRWELGRRHRLGIALSGGGARGFAHIRVLRVLVEAGWRPAVVTGTSAGGIVGGLFAAGLSPEAIEALARRIHWRMFMRLDPDGTALVSTRGLARLLREAVGDVRIEELPIRFAAVAVDLDTGEEIWLDRGPLVEAMLATSAFPGVFPPVLWQGRRLIDGGVLNPLPVDVARGLGATFVIGVDLSGPMRSGGDRRLPEELPGPLLIRWLTRRARWSRTLEVVFGSVGIMARWITEARLARTPPDWLIRVPTGDIPVFALDQAPEILERGERAARAALAGLERAMSQPRWLRRLLPQAA is encoded by the coding sequence ATGCGCTGGGAGCTCGGACGGCGGCATCGGCTGGGGATCGCCCTGAGCGGCGGGGGCGCCCGGGGCTTCGCTCATATCCGGGTGCTCCGGGTGCTGGTGGAGGCGGGCTGGCGGCCCGCGGTGGTCACCGGCACCAGCGCGGGGGGCATCGTGGGCGGCCTGTTCGCAGCCGGGCTCTCCCCGGAGGCCATCGAGGCCCTGGCCCGGCGCATCCACTGGCGGATGTTCATGCGCCTGGATCCCGATGGGACGGCGCTGGTCAGCACGCGGGGGCTGGCCCGCCTCCTGCGGGAAGCGGTAGGGGATGTGCGGATCGAGGAGCTGCCCATTCGCTTCGCAGCGGTGGCGGTGGACCTGGACACCGGAGAGGAGATCTGGCTGGATCGAGGTCCGCTGGTGGAGGCCATGCTGGCGACCAGCGCCTTCCCGGGCGTCTTCCCGCCGGTTCTCTGGCAGGGCCGGCGCCTGATCGACGGCGGGGTCCTCAACCCGTTGCCGGTGGATGTGGCCCGAGGCCTGGGGGCCACCTTCGTCATCGGAGTGGATCTCTCCGGACCGATGAGGTCCGGCGGCGATCGCCGCCTGCCCGAGGAGCTGCCGGGCCCGCTGCTGATCCGCTGGCTGACCCGGCGGGCGCGCTGGAGCCGGACGCTGGAGGTGGTCTTCGGCTCGGTGGGCATCATGGCCCGGTGGATCACAGAGGCCCGCCTGGCCCGGACGCCCCCGGACTGGCTGATCCGGGTCCCCACCGGGGACATCCCGGTGTTCGCCCTGGACCAGGCGCCGGAGATCCTGGAGCGGGGAGAGCGGGCGGCGCGGGCTGCCCTGGCCGGGCTGGAACGGGCGATGAGCCAGCCCCGCTGGTTGCGTCGTCTTCTTCCTCAAGCGGCCTGA
- a CDS encoding response regulator transcription factor: MRTIRIMIVDDHEVVRVGLRALLERRPDFRVVAEAGSADEAVQKALDHRPDVVVMDIRLPGGNGIEATRRIVEALPETRVIMLTSYAEDELLLEAIEAGASGYVLKQIGSDELIMAIERVARGEALIDPSITPRLLRHVRAARRSALASAFKDLTEQELRVLALIAEGKTNREIAQILFLSEGTVRNYVSSILSKLGLSNRAEAAAYAVEHNIKAYLDEGLGSA; the protein is encoded by the coding sequence ATGCGCACGATCCGGATCATGATCGTCGATGACCACGAAGTGGTGCGGGTGGGCCTGCGGGCGTTGCTGGAGCGGCGCCCGGATTTCCGGGTGGTAGCGGAGGCGGGCTCGGCGGACGAAGCGGTTCAGAAGGCCCTGGATCACCGTCCGGATGTGGTGGTGATGGATATCCGCCTCCCCGGCGGCAACGGCATCGAGGCGACGCGGCGGATCGTCGAAGCCCTCCCGGAGACCCGGGTGATCATGCTGACCTCCTATGCGGAGGACGAGCTCCTCCTGGAGGCCATCGAGGCCGGGGCCTCCGGCTATGTGCTCAAGCAGATCGGCAGCGACGAGCTCATCATGGCCATCGAACGAGTGGCCCGGGGGGAGGCCCTCATTGATCCTTCCATAACCCCTCGTCTGCTCCGGCACGTGCGGGCCGCCCGCCGCAGCGCCCTGGCCTCCGCCTTCAAGGACCTCACCGAGCAGGAGCTGCGCGTGCTTGCCCTGATCGCCGAGGGGAAGACCAACCGGGAGATCGCCCAGATCCTCTTCCTCAGCGAGGGCACCGTCCGCAACTACGTGAGCAGCATCCTCAGCAAGCTGGGGCTCTCCAACCGCGCCGAGGCGGCGGCTTACGCCGTGGAGCACAACATCAAAGCCTACCTGGACGAGGGGTTGGGATCGGCCTAA
- a CDS encoding hemolysin family protein produces the protein MEGRSGWVFGWGVLVGLTLRAWVLASEAAILALPEAQRQAWAQEGRFLAAWLNRLAEDSTIRLQTLRLTLLFLDLAVAGWGTLGLFQSRASMALILLFWLALAWGLHGPGEAWPRALGSRYARSLAIPAAFTLLALRGLFAPLRRLAARLSPRADGRAAPLVDEAGLRTLVDAGEEGGAIEATEKEMIVSIFELHDTVVGEIMVPRPDMVAIPVTASLSEALNVILQAGYSRIPVYEGTIDHIVGVLYAKDLLRLLRDGIREASLRELLRPPYFVPEGKRIVDLLREMQQRRVHMAIVVDEYGGVAGLVTIEDILEEIVGEIQDEFDRSEEPLVLPLDERTYLFDGRVDLEEAERVLGVSLPSEGADTLAGYVYERLGRIPAAGEVFTDQGLEFRVEEVLGRRIRKLRVRRLETAVEG, from the coding sequence ATGGAAGGCAGGAGTGGCTGGGTCTTCGGATGGGGGGTGCTGGTCGGCTTGACGCTGCGGGCGTGGGTGCTGGCCTCGGAAGCGGCGATCCTCGCCCTCCCGGAAGCCCAGCGTCAGGCCTGGGCGCAAGAGGGTCGTTTCCTCGCCGCATGGCTGAACCGCCTGGCTGAGGACAGCACCATCCGGCTGCAGACGCTGCGGCTGACCCTTCTCTTCCTGGATCTCGCGGTGGCCGGGTGGGGGACGCTGGGGCTGTTCCAGAGCCGGGCGTCAATGGCCCTGATCCTCCTTTTCTGGCTCGCTCTGGCCTGGGGGCTGCACGGTCCCGGCGAGGCCTGGCCCCGAGCCCTGGGAAGCCGCTACGCTCGATCCCTGGCCATCCCGGCCGCCTTCACCCTCCTGGCCCTGCGCGGCCTCTTCGCCCCGCTGCGCCGCCTGGCGGCGCGCCTGAGCCCGCGCGCCGATGGGCGGGCGGCCCCCCTGGTGGATGAAGCCGGGCTCCGGACCCTGGTGGATGCCGGGGAGGAGGGCGGGGCCATCGAGGCCACTGAGAAGGAGATGATCGTCTCGATCTTCGAGCTGCACGACACCGTCGTCGGGGAGATCATGGTGCCGCGGCCGGACATGGTGGCCATCCCGGTGACCGCCTCCCTCTCGGAGGCCCTCAACGTGATCCTCCAGGCCGGTTATTCCCGCATCCCCGTCTACGAAGGCACCATCGATCACATCGTCGGCGTGCTCTACGCCAAGGATCTCCTCCGGCTGCTCCGGGATGGGATCCGGGAGGCTTCCCTCCGGGAGCTCCTGCGCCCTCCCTATTTCGTCCCCGAAGGCAAGCGGATCGTGGACCTCCTCCGCGAGATGCAGCAGCGCCGGGTCCATATGGCCATCGTGGTGGACGAATACGGCGGCGTGGCCGGGCTGGTCACCATCGAGGACATCCTGGAGGAGATCGTCGGCGAGATCCAGGACGAATTCGATCGTTCCGAGGAGCCCCTGGTCCTTCCCCTGGACGAGCGGACCTATCTCTTCGATGGCCGGGTGGATCTGGAGGAAGCCGAGCGGGTGCTGGGCGTATCATTGCCCTCCGAGGGCGCTGACACCCTGGCCGGTTACGTCTACGAGCGCCTGGGTCGCATCCCGGCGGCGGGCGAGGTCTTCACGGATCAGGGCCTGGAGTTCCGGGTGGAGGAGGTCCTCGGGCGCCGCATCCGCAAGCTCCGGGTCCGCCGCCTGGAGACCGCCGTTGAAGGCTGA
- the cax gene encoding calcium/proton exchanger codes for MKWSRVMLLAVPLALGAALLRAGPVPELALSALALIPLAALIGEATEELAARTGPVIGGLLNATLGNAAELIIALAGIRAGLLDLVKASITGSILGNMLLVMGLSLLVGGWRHGVQRFSRQRAGVLTTMTVLAFIALGIPSLFSHTIAAHHPEAVETLSLGVAGLMLALYILSVLYTLRAREPLGGHAIAHARWTLSQALGILALATLGVVIMSEILVHALEPALHALGLTEFFVGIILIPLVGNAAEHLVAVQMAAENQMDLSLEIAVGSSLQIALLVAPVLVFASLALGRPMDLVFHPLELVALMMAGAIAAFIALDGETNWLEGAQLLTVYGMLGIAFFFV; via the coding sequence ATGAAGTGGTCCAGAGTGATGCTGCTCGCGGTTCCCCTCGCCCTGGGGGCGGCCCTCCTCCGGGCGGGGCCGGTCCCTGAACTGGCCCTCAGCGCCCTGGCCCTGATCCCGCTGGCGGCCCTGATCGGAGAGGCCACGGAGGAGCTGGCCGCGCGCACCGGCCCGGTCATCGGAGGGTTGCTGAACGCTACCCTGGGCAACGCTGCGGAGCTGATCATCGCCCTGGCCGGCATCCGAGCCGGATTGCTGGACCTGGTGAAAGCCTCCATCACCGGGTCCATCCTGGGGAACATGTTGCTGGTGATGGGGCTGAGCCTCCTGGTCGGAGGATGGCGCCACGGGGTCCAGCGGTTCTCCCGCCAGCGGGCGGGGGTGCTGACGACCATGACCGTCCTCGCCTTCATCGCCCTGGGGATCCCCTCCCTGTTCAGCCACACCATCGCTGCCCATCATCCGGAAGCGGTGGAGACGCTGAGCCTGGGGGTGGCCGGGCTGATGCTGGCCCTTTATATCCTCAGCGTGCTCTACACCCTGCGCGCCCGGGAGCCTCTGGGAGGGCATGCCATCGCCCACGCCCGCTGGACGCTCTCCCAGGCCCTGGGGATCCTGGCCCTGGCTACCCTGGGCGTGGTGATCATGAGCGAGATCCTGGTTCACGCCCTGGAGCCGGCCCTGCACGCCCTGGGCCTGACGGAGTTCTTCGTCGGGATCATCCTCATCCCTCTGGTCGGCAATGCGGCGGAGCACCTGGTGGCCGTCCAGATGGCGGCCGAGAACCAGATGGACCTCTCCCTGGAGATCGCGGTAGGCTCCAGCCTGCAGATCGCCCTGCTGGTGGCCCCCGTCCTGGTCTTCGCCAGCCTGGCCCTGGGGCGGCCGATGGACCTGGTCTTCCATCCCCTGGAGCTGGTGGCGCTGATGATGGCGGGGGCCATCGCGGCCTTCATCGCCCTGGATGGGGAGACCAACTGGCTGGAGGGCGCCCAGCTGCTCACGGTCTACGGCATGCTGGGGATCGCCTTCTTCTTTGTTTGA
- a CDS encoding OsmC family protein has protein sequence MATEIRLDLLDPQGMKMEARTPSGHAVIMDAAPDVGGTNEGPRPMELVLVALAGCTAMDVLSILRKKRQPLEGFAMEVRAERAPEHPKVYTDIDLLYIVRGNVDPQAVVRAIELSATKYCSVSAMLRKTARIRYRYRIEPSRPEASPVEGEYRMGEEAPAPAGTAD, from the coding sequence ATGGCCACCGAGATCCGTCTCGATCTGCTGGACCCTCAAGGGATGAAGATGGAGGCCCGCACGCCGAGCGGCCACGCGGTGATCATGGACGCGGCCCCGGACGTAGGGGGGACCAACGAGGGGCCGCGTCCCATGGAGCTGGTGCTGGTCGCCCTGGCCGGGTGCACGGCCATGGACGTCCTCTCCATCCTCCGGAAGAAGCGCCAGCCCCTCGAAGGGTTCGCCATGGAGGTGCGGGCCGAGCGCGCCCCGGAGCACCCCAAGGTCTACACGGATATCGATCTCCTCTACATCGTGCGGGGGAACGTGGATCCTCAGGCGGTGGTCCGGGCGATCGAGCTGTCGGCCACCAAATATTGCTCGGTCAGCGCCATGCTCCGGAAGACCGCCCGTATCCGTTACCGCTACCGCATCGAGCCGAGCAGGCCGGAAGCCTCGCCCGTCGAGGGCGAATACCGGATGGGGGAGGAAGCCCCCGCCCCGGCCGGCACCGCGGATTGA
- a CDS encoding metal-sensing transcriptional repressor produces the protein MIHLPPDAEQRLIRRLRRIQGQARGIERMIQEGRDCREVLEQLAALQAAARQAFLFASRSYLQACAQEDPARAAPALHDLLETLKRLPS, from the coding sequence ATGATCCATCTCCCTCCAGATGCGGAACAGCGCCTCATCCGCCGCCTCCGGCGCATCCAGGGGCAGGCCCGGGGGATTGAGCGGATGATCCAGGAGGGGCGGGATTGCCGGGAGGTGCTGGAGCAGCTGGCCGCCCTGCAGGCCGCCGCCCGCCAGGCCTTCCTGTTCGCCTCCCGGTCTTATCTGCAGGCCTGCGCCCAGGAGGATCCGGCCCGCGCGGCCCCGGCGCTGCACGACCTCCTGGAGACCTTGAAACGGTTACCCTCCTGA
- a CDS encoding zinc ribbon domain-containing protein — MPLYEYRCRACGAEFERLVRWNTPTEEIECPRCGRREAEKRLSLFATAGTGSESRRGPACGPVT; from the coding sequence ATGCCGCTTTACGAGTATCGCTGTCGCGCCTGCGGCGCCGAGTTCGAGCGGCTGGTGCGGTGGAACACCCCGACGGAGGAGATCGAATGCCCCCGCTGCGGCCGGCGGGAGGCGGAGAAGCGTCTCTCCCTTTTCGCCACGGCGGGGACCGGGAGCGAGTCCCGGCGGGGGCCCGCCTGCGGGCCGGTCACCTGA
- a CDS encoding ABC transporter ATP-binding protein has translation MTLLEVRDLTSGYGEVQILWGLSFRLEAGRLTTLIGANGSGKTTTLRAVMGLIRPWRGAIFFDGQDITLLPPHRKAAMGLILVPEGRQLFTDMTVQENLEMGAVTGRARARFRQNLDYVFDLFPRLKERRHQKAGTLSGGEQQMLAIARALMAEPRVLFLDEPSLGLSPLLVLNLFEVIRRLKAQGLTMLLVEQNVHLALAVSDYAYVLSGGRIELEGPARQIARDDRVRQAYLGL, from the coding sequence ATGACCCTTCTGGAGGTCCGGGACCTGACATCCGGCTACGGAGAGGTGCAGATCCTGTGGGGTCTTTCGTTCCGGCTGGAAGCCGGGCGGCTGACCACGCTCATCGGCGCCAACGGGTCCGGCAAGACCACCACCCTGCGCGCCGTGATGGGGTTGATCCGGCCGTGGCGGGGGGCGATCTTCTTCGACGGCCAGGACATCACGTTGCTTCCCCCACACCGGAAAGCGGCCATGGGGCTGATCCTGGTCCCCGAGGGCCGGCAGCTCTTCACCGATATGACGGTCCAGGAGAACCTGGAGATGGGAGCGGTGACCGGCCGGGCGCGCGCCCGCTTCCGCCAGAACCTGGATTACGTCTTCGATCTCTTCCCCCGCCTGAAGGAACGCCGCCACCAGAAGGCGGGGACCCTCAGCGGGGGCGAGCAGCAGATGCTGGCCATCGCCCGGGCCCTCATGGCCGAACCCCGCGTGCTGTTCCTGGATGAGCCCTCCCTGGGCCTCTCCCCGCTTCTGGTGCTGAACCTTTTCGAGGTCATCCGGCGCCTGAAAGCCCAGGGGCTGACCATGCTCCTGGTGGAGCAGAACGTGCACCTGGCCCTGGCCGTCAGCGATTACGCCTATGTCCTCAGCGGCGGGCGCATCGAGCTGGAGGGCCCCGCCCGCCAGATCGCCCGCGACGACCGGGTCCGTCAGGCCTACCTGGGTCTGTAG
- a CDS encoding ABC transporter ATP-binding protein, with amino-acid sequence MNLLEVQGVSKRFGGLQALNRVSLHLREGEILGLIGPNGAGKTTLFNVINGVYRPEEGRVIFCGRDITGRPPYEIARQGIARAHQIVRPLNELTVLENVMVGACFGRENRSLREAREIALAVLEQVGLADKRDVEAAKLNVAEKKRLELARALAARPRLLLLDEVLAGLNPTEVAAMVGVIRAIRETGITILMIEHLMHAIMNVSDRIVVLDYGEVIAEGTPQEIAHHPRVIEAYLGDPRLSQSLLEANGGAG; translated from the coding sequence ATGAACCTGCTCGAGGTTCAGGGGGTCTCCAAACGGTTCGGCGGGCTGCAGGCGCTGAACCGGGTCTCCCTCCACCTGCGGGAGGGGGAGATCCTGGGGCTGATCGGCCCCAACGGCGCCGGCAAGACCACGCTCTTCAACGTGATCAACGGCGTGTATCGGCCCGAGGAGGGACGGGTGATCTTCTGCGGGCGGGACATCACCGGGCGTCCCCCCTACGAGATCGCCCGCCAGGGGATCGCCCGGGCCCATCAGATCGTGCGCCCGCTGAACGAGCTGACGGTCCTGGAGAACGTGATGGTCGGCGCCTGCTTCGGCCGGGAGAACCGCTCCCTTCGCGAGGCCCGGGAGATCGCCCTGGCCGTCCTGGAACAGGTGGGCCTGGCGGACAAACGGGATGTGGAGGCGGCAAAGCTGAACGTGGCCGAGAAGAAACGCCTGGAGCTGGCCCGCGCCCTGGCCGCCCGGCCGCGCCTGCTTTTGCTGGACGAGGTGCTGGCGGGGCTGAACCCAACGGAGGTCGCCGCCATGGTGGGGGTGATCCGCGCCATCCGGGAGACCGGGATCACCATCCTGATGATCGAACACCTGATGCACGCGATCATGAACGTCTCCGATCGCATCGTGGTGCTGGATTACGGGGAGGTGATCGCGGAGGGCACGCCGCAGGAGATCGCCCACCATCCCCGGGTGATCGAAGCCTACCTGGGCGACCCCCGCCTCTCCCAGAGCCTGCTGGAAGCCAACGGAGGAGCGGGATGA